A region of the Bdellovibrio sp. ArHS genome:
ACCGGACCAGCCGCCGCCGCCGCCTCCGCCCCCACCGAAGCCACCGCCACCAAATCCGCCAAAACCACCGCCGCCGCGATAGTAACGACCGCGACCGCCTCCGAAGCGGCCAAGGATCGAGATGATAACAAGCACGATGATAATAACAAAAAGAGGAATATCCCCGCCCTTGCCATTTTCCTGTGTGGTTGCTTCGGTAATTCCGTTTTGTTCGGCAAATTCTTTATCTGCTAAACGTAAAATTTCGTGAACGCCCAAAACAATTCCCGCGGAATATCGTTTGGAGCGGAAAAGAGGAACCACCTGATCGGCAATAATTCTTTTCGCATAAATATCCGGGATCGCCCCTTCCAAACCCTGCCCCACTTCAATGCGCAGG
Encoded here:
- a CDS encoding TPM domain-containing protein; this translates as MRFLLVPFFLFFLGLGVAQAKFNPPPLTGPVIDEVGFLTRGDRQELMQLLYDFNRRGVAQVQVLIVPDLQGLPIEQASIEITDQWKLGDAKKDNGVLFLISAQERALRIEVGQGLEGAIPDIYAKRIIADQVVPLFRSKRYSAGIVLGVHEILRLADKEFAEQNGITEATTQENGKGGDIPLFVIIIVLVIISILGRFGGGRGRYYRGGGGFGGFGGGGFGGGGGGGGGWSG